The Fischerella sp. PCC 9605 genome contains a region encoding:
- a CDS encoding WGxxGxxG family protein: MLRANFFKMIGVATLTFSTAIMPLTLPATAQVEPGVVEPYEQIGIYEDDDFDWGWLGLIGLVGLFGLAGKSRRQEPTAYREPSTVRVDYRD, from the coding sequence ATGCTACGTGCTAATTTTTTCAAAATGATTGGAGTTGCCACTCTCACATTTTCCACGGCAATTATGCCCTTAACTCTTCCTGCTACGGCTCAAGTTGAACCTGGAGTTGTAGAACCATATGAGCAGATAGGAATTTATGAAGATGATGATTTCGATTGGGGTTGGCTGGGATTAATTGGTTTGGTTGGTTTATTTGGTTTGGCTGGAAAAAGCCGTCGCCAAGAGCCTACTGCTTATCGTGAACCTAGTACAGTCCGTGTTGACTATAGAGATTAG